ACGTGTTCGGAGCGCACTCGTTCGTCACCATGATGActgcgaaacagaaaaaacgcacaTCATTGCCGTGAACATGGAGCACTGGCACCCACGGAAATAAACGTGTTTCACTGAAGCGCCCCCGCCATCAATATCTCGCCCGCTGAATGGCAAGCTGTCACTTCAAGCGTCACAACAGCCTCGAAATCAGGTATTGCCTACGGATCTCGTTGAACCAGCAAATGACGCAATGAGGGCGTTTCACGGATGAACTCTGGCGACCGTCAACAACCCTGAGGAAAGCTTCCCCAGTTATGGTGATTGTACGAGTCATCGGCATGCAATTGCTGTACCAGTATGCTGGGCGCCCCGCGACCGGAGCAGAATATCGAGCTCATACGGGGAGCCGGGAACCTGAACGAACGCCTTATGCTCCACACCCAAGCGTGTCAGCATCTCGGAGAGCTCGGCGACTTCACGCGGAAAAGGCGCTCCATATCCTCCCCGCTGCATACACCACGCTCGTAAACCTGTATCGGAAACAAACATCAACACGTGCACCTTCAGCGGGTCATGCCACGGTTTCAATACGCGTGTCTGAAGCAACAGATTTCCACTACTGATCTGCGACATATTTCCAAGATGCTGTTTGACAGCAAAACTTACCTTCAAAGACACACCGTTGTGGCATGTTGTAGTGAAGCCAAGGAAACTGCAACACCTGGGAGAGCCACAGCTGGAACACTCGGACTTTGTTTCGCTGCCACTCGGTCCCCTTGCCCATTTTGCGAAATACGAAAGACAGGAGATATGCGTGCCGACCTGGAAGTGGACACAgtgcagaggaagagcgcaaGATCGGCAACGATTGAGGCCGTATCAGCTTTTGTCGCAGTTGGTGCTATCAGTTCATTTGTACTTGACCACAACAACCTCAAATTGTTCTTCTTGCCGGATGATACCGACTGTCTACATCTCAGGGTCTACTTCGGGGGTTCACCGACGGTGTCAGTCTCGCCTCAACAACAAGCTGCACAGCTTACACACCTGCTACACAGTTTTGTATTCACGTACGAATAGACGGAGGACGTTCCAACGACGGATGTCGGAGATTAGAAAAAGTGTGTCTGCCTTTCACTGTTGCGTTCGTACGACCGTGGCTTCAATAGACCTGACGACATTTAGATACAGATGCTACCTACTTGTTGCACCTTCTACCGCCGCTAAAGCGAAGGTGACCTGCATGGCAGTCCGCTCAGAAATTTCATCAAGGTGTTGTTCCAAATAGGCCGCAGCAGCATCCATCAACTCGCTTTTGCTGTTCACGTCCTCGACAATACGTAGGTGACCGGAAGTAATTTCCGCTGTCGTTTCGCCTGGGCGGTCGCTTTTCCGTGGTGTCCTGTCTCCGAAGAACGTACACGACTCAAGGAGGTCCCCGATTTCCTCAACTGTCAAAGTTGCTCTGTGGCGAACGTTCGCGGCGACACGCAGATGTGGCGTGACGCGGGAGATAGCAAGTGAAATGCACGTAGGGAAATGCAGACTCCGACTCTTGAAGGCGGTCAGCAGAGTGACAAtagaggaaagagaaaaggcggaagaggccACTTCGAACCTTGAGGCAACGGCTGTCAAGACGGAATCGGGGATACTTTGAAGGGGAGAGATTATTGCCGCTGAATGGTCGTCAACGTTCACACTGGCCTCCCGAGCCAGATTCCCACGAAAGCTGGCTCTCAAGGATGTGTCAGACCCGGGAGTCGTATTTCTACACAATAACTGCGTAGGACGGCACACGGAAGAGGGCGGAGATGTAGAGTCAGTAGATCCTGGTGAATCCCAGAGGGCAGAGTCACCGCTTGCGCCATGCTTCTGAGTCCACCTGGTCAGTGATTCGTCTCGGGCAATCTTTGCCTCCTCCGGTCTAATTCGAGCCTTTGTGTCGCCAAGGAGTTCCTTGTCACTGGGTAAAAAGTACTGGTTTGGCAGCGACGTGGGTTGCATCTGACCCCTTGACGTCGGGAAAAGCACGCCGCAGCCACCTTGCTTGCTAACCGCTGCCGCAACGGCCACCAGCTGGTCTGGCTTCAAGTCCGTCAAATATTGCATGATACGCTCCGCAGCTGCAATAAAAACTTCATGACCTGCGTTTACAcgaagcgacgagaagaccTGAAGCGCCCGAACGAGGAGGGATGGACTCGCCCCAAGCCTTCCGCTCACCGTCGAAGTCATGAGACCACTCTGTGGGGATGTCTTTTTGAAAAGCGCCTTTTGAGATATTGGTGAAACACGGGGAGTGACAGCTGCAGTGGATGTGGACGCGCCTGTTTGAGGTGTTCCCGTGTCTGCATTGCACCAACCTTCGGGCGCTGTTTGCGTATTTCCTGCTGCAACGGAGCCGCAGTGAAGCGCAGAAGCGATAGGTTGCACTGGATCTGGACCTTCCTGAACGCCTTCCTGCAAATGCATGGTCAGCGTAGGAGGCGGTGGTGTTTCACGAGGGCTTAACCCTTTCGCAGATCCCGTAGTGCCAGAGCCGCTGCCTGCCGAATGTGATTCGCCAGGAAGTGAAGGTGACGTGCAAGGAGTCGCTCCATTAGATGGCGAGCCGCGCATCTGCTGTAGGGCTGAGAAGAACAACGCGGCAACCCTATCAAAGAACGGGTGTTGAATGTATCCAGCCCAAACGTAGACGTCTGCACACTGAAACAAGGTATCGAGTCTTTGATGCAGAATCTTTTCAATTCTCTGCCGACTCTCCAGGGATTCCTCAGTTACAGTGGGTCTAGCGGGGAGAGTGCCGCTGCGACCCCGTTCCAGCCTATCGACATCTGTGGCGAAGGAAGACGTCCAGTAAGAAGGGAGATGGATTTCTCGGCGGGCCAGCGGATGCAGCATGGCAGACAAGACCGGGTAATGCCGGTGGTTGAGCCTTCTCAGCGACAGCACAACCGTCGCGGCGGCGTCGAATGACAGACTTCGACGATGAAAGCGAAGGTCCTGCAGTAACACCTCGTACCTGACATACAATccggggaagaaaacgtgGTGCACactggggggggggggcagcTGTGCAGTGGGTGTGTGTCCGTTGATTCTGAATGTTGATACGCTGCAACTACCAGTCAAAGGATACGTACATCCTCATCGTCCAGTGCCTCTGCGCAATCGAATCCTGTGGCGCGAGATGTGTGATTCTACATCGCTGTTCACGTTATTCCTCCAACCTCCAAGGATGCTTCACGTCTTCACACGACTAACACATATTCTTTTCAGCTGACGTGACTCAACCACAATCACCCTCTGCTCTACGACACACGCTCCTTACCTCTCATCTCGAACGATCCAGTCGGCGACGCCAAGCCCGTGCATGACACTGCCTCCTTCACTTCTTTCCTCTGAGAAGGCACTACCGACAGTGACGAGCCCTTTTGCGCTTGTTGTTGAAACACCAGTGACAGTTTGGTATGCAGAAGTCGGTTTCGGCCACCCCGAAGGAAGCGGTTGCCCGACTTGGAAATGCGGGAAAAGCTGTTCGAAGCCTTCGGCCGTCGGTCGAGTCTCCGACCGTGTCTCGCAAGTATCGCTCACCGCCTCCGCGCCCGTGTTACTGCCCGAGGGTTTTCTCGCGGTTGTCTCGACGACTCCTGGCTGCGCATCCCCCGTCGACTGTGAGAGTGCGTCACCGCGGAGCTCGGCGGGCCCGCCGGTACGCCCCCGTTGACTGAGACGTGTGGTACAGGGTCCGTCGTTCGCGAAGTCGGCTAGAAGCTGAAGCGCAGTAACTAAATTATGCAGAAAAAGGACCCCGCGATGGCTGACCAGAAGGGTTAGAACTTCCTCCGCACTATCACTCTGCATAAGGAGCTGGTCCATCTGCATACACACCGGATTCACGTAGACCTCCTGGTTCTCCCTTCCAGCGTTTGGTGCGGCTTCCACCTTCGCCTGAGCTCCTTCAGCTGCCTGCGTCTGAGCATACGAGGACAGAGGCTTCCCATGTTGCCAGACTTCCCCACGTTGCCTGCACGTATCGGTAGTAGTCGGTGCCTCATCGTCGTTTCCGACGTCTGAAGGAGCGCCTGTAGGTTGGGTACATAACGGCCGACATCCTGCCAACACActttcgtcttcttgccCGCGTACGGATGAGGCATTTTCGGTAACACTCGATCTCGCACACGTAGATGCCAGGCGCCGTTGGGAGACGCATGTCGTGCCAATATAAGTCGCCCCAAATCCAGTCCGCTGACTCCTGCATGCTGGACTATGGCCGCTCGTACGAATCACTGACTGTGAGACTGGACTCGCAGCGAGCCGCGTAGCAGCCcggggaggcggcgcgtcACGTAAGTTCTTCGATGGTGAACAGAAGGGGTTGGCCGTCGCCTCGTGGGCCGCTCCATTTTCAATACGACGGTGTGCTCGCCGATCAGCGCGACTCGGCGGGGTAACTGCGGACGATATGAGATGTTGTTCTCGACCCTCGTTAACTGCTTGGCCCGGACAAAAGAGCGGACCCGGCGACAGCACTCCGGTGCGGTTGTGGCTTCGCCCTCGCAGCAAGACTGGCTCCCGTAGACGGCGCGTGACACTCCCGTCACTCCGACCACGATCCCAGTTACCGACACAGTCGCTGTGGGGCCGCTTTGAGAAGAACTTCTTGGCAGCGGTGCCCTGGAAGTAAATCAAATTCGCGGAGTAATGGCGAAAGCTCAGTGCTTGCCACATTGCGATGGATGTGAGGGGTTCCGCGCCCTTCATGACGCTGCTGCCTTTTGAATTCCTTTTCGTCAACACAATGGAAATGTCTTGGAAGGAGTGTGCCAGTGGGCGCCTGCTGAAGCTTTGCAACCTTCCTATACTGCCATTATGTTGCACGACAATAACCATGCATGCTTACTTGATTTAGAGATACCTTCCCCATTTGGGTCgatcttcgccttctcgtctctcacAAAGGCATCACAGAGGGGGACACTACTATCTCCAAATGATTCGCGTCCGGTCGTTTTACCCAAGGGACCAGCCACACCCAAGCACACACGGCATACGCATTAACCGTGGAAACAATACGtggcgtttcctcgtttctgcgcCGTCACCATCGGCAAACGGTGTAGGATGTGTCGTCGGATAAGGCTTTATCGCAAGAATGCGACAGCCGAGTTCCTCAACACCATCAATATCTACACCACAGCAACCTTGGGAACGAATCGTCGTCGTGAACAATCGCCCCGCTATCGAAGATCGGTGAATACAGGAAATCAACCCGAAAAGCTGTTTCGCAGTTCCACTGTAGGTGAAGCATCATAACTGCTCTGAGGCGTCGGTGGCAACCATGGGCAGCACTTTTCAGCCACCACGCAGTGACAGACCAGCTTTATGTTTTGTTTCCGACAGGTCATACCCAGTCCTTAATAAAGCTAACGTACACACGGCGACAGACTGGATTCCCAACAGCTGACTGTGATGACAGCGTTCTACCGCACCCAACAGGACGAGGTCACTGTAGAGATAGTCGTAACAGAGTGTTGGCCACAAGGCCACTCAGCAGCCTCGCAAATGCGCTGGGCGCCACGTCCAGATGAACAGCATTTGCATCTGTAGGCGCAGATGCTCGGAACGACTCATCAATTTTACACTTCCTGATTTATGCGTGGAGAGCAAGGGGATCTACTAAATGGCCGTCGGGTAACACACGCAGTGCGGCTCCCACAGCTACGGTTGGCCACCGTTTGACTCAACGGCAGACATCTCGGGCGACGACACGAACAAAAAGACCGGAAATGAGTGAGTTATCGAGAAGTGACTGATTTTCCGGAACACCAAATGCCACTCTACTCCAGCAAACAACATGTAATGCAGCGTCATGCACGCTGTGGAGGCTTGACCGATGTCTCGCTCGACACAGAGGCGGACGCCCGCCGATTCCTGCTGTTCGCACTGGATCACTCAAAAGGAAAACGCTAGCTTGTGCTCCACTTTCCCCCACTGCGAATTTTGATCATTGAAGGTAACCAAGCTTTTCCTCTATACCTTTTCCAAGGTTTTATATAATCAACCCCCTCGGCCAAAACCGGAAGACACACTGAGCAGGGGGAGAATAGCTGTGATGCGCGCAAAAAAACGTATTCTTTCGCACATGCCtgttctgcatgcgttcctgcgtctcccaAACGAACTGAAGGCCTCCGATTTGCTCGACAAGAAATTGAGTGCAGACCCTTGAAATGCTTCGGCGGCAGTCTCCATCGCTCGGTTTCGATGCTAATTTCCACGAGCAGCTGTCTATGTGAGTTATGTGCTTTTTTCTCGGAGCTATTTGgtggggaggcagagacatgAATTCACGTGCGTCGTTTCACGCCTGGCTGTTGGCGACCAGAAATTTTCCGTGTGTGCCGAAGCCGGTGATTGCTGTTTGACAAAATTCTTATTATTGTGAAATGGCTTCCCTGTGACCTGGCTTCTGATCGTCATCTCATATACCGTGTGTTTACTGCTTTGTTCTTGTAGTGTCGTGGCAGGAGCCACACCGATGCAACTGTCTCTAGGGCCGATGCTTTTGTGCCCCTTCGAGGGACGCCGCACTCGTGTCGGTCCTACCGGGGCTCGATTCATTTCCGGGTTAAGATACAAAAGGAAATAGCCCCGTTCTTGTCCGGCTGCAGCCGCACTGGGGGCGTAGGTACTCGTCAGCAAGCGAATGCCTACCAGAGTGTTGCAGTGATGACATCAGATTCCGACACCGATTGGCACAACGTTTGTGGATGAAAGACTGTTGACATCACTCTGGGTCTCTtgtggaagacgaagatgcACATTCCCTACTATAGACTTTACACAGGTCTTGAAGTTGCGATCCGGTGTGTCGGTCTAATGCTAGATGGTGGCTGTCGGTGTCTCGTGTGTGAAACCAAGCCTATGTGGATGGGTGGCCTTGTCCTTTGAGCCTGTCGTAAAGACTATCCAATAGGAAGAGCTTTTCTTTGGAATCTTTATGTTGACAAAGAAGATTCTGAAGAACTTTTGGATGCAGTTTGGAACTGCGGTGTTTCTTGTGGGGTACAGCGGGTGACCACTCTCCCTGTAATTGGTGGTAGGCAATTTCCGTGCCTTTCCAACGGCTTGGGTGTCAGTTTCCTGCATACGAGTGCCACATCACTTTTCAAATAATGACCATGGGAGGAGGTGGAGTTTCAGCTGAAGGAGCCGACGTGCATTCTGAGTCAATGGAAAATGATCAGACATGTGGGCCTGCTGGCATGCACACCGGCGGCAGTGCTTCATTACACGGGAACGCAGACATAAACGAGAAGCCCAAGGTGATCGATTCTAGCGCACAGAGTGCCGCCACATTGGCAATGTGTTCTCCGTTGGAACGGATAGAACGGATTCTTGAGCTGAAGAAAATCATTGATCGTGCGAAACCCACTCAGGACGACGGCCAACAGGCTGGTGACTCGGGAGCGGCAGTGACGCCGCTGTCAGGTGTGCGAGAGGATGTGGTTGAAGCGCTTACTATTCTTGATCGAGTCGATATGACTCGAGAGCTTCTTGCAAAGACACGAATCGGTGTTTCAGTGGGGAAGTTGCGAACTCATCCTGATGTGCAGATTCGATCCAGGTGCACGCAGCTGGTTCATAAGTGGAAGGCAGGTATAAGCGGGAGCTGTTCCACCAAGGACAGTGGGACACTATCCCGACCGGGACAAAATGGCAGCGGCCAAGGAAAGTCCCATACAGGAACATCGGCGAACGACAAGGCCACTGACAAGAAACATGGGTTATCATCACAGCCATCAGTACAGGGGAATGGAGTGCAAGGAGTACCAGGTGACAAAGCGCCAGAAAAAATCTCTACCTCAGCGGAGGATTATCCTGGGCCGGCGTCAGGTGATGCTGTGCGGGATCGAGCCCGAGGCTTCTTATGGCGTGCACTTGTCGACGGCATGCAGTCAGGAAGAGACCTTGGAGCTGATCGATCTGGCGAAACAGCGCGTGTAGCAGCAGAGATAGAGAAGGCGTTGTGGCAGGAATACTGTGTCAAGAGAAAGAGTACAAAGGAATACAACATGCAACTGAAGACACTGAAGTGGAACTTTGCAGATCAAAAGAACCCTGACTTGAATCTCAAAGTCCTCTGtggtgtatatacaccaGAACAGCTAGCGACTATGAACTCCGCGGACCTGGCCTctgacgagaagaagcgtaTGCGTGAgctgcagaagaaagaaagcatGGAAGCATGCCAGTCAGACTGGGAAATGAAAAAACTAATGGAAGGCGGTACGGATGGTGGTCAGTTCCCGTGCTTTAAATGTAGGACAACAAAAACCGTGTATTTTCAGATGCAGACACGGTCATCAGATGAGCCGATGACAACATTTGTCACGTGCTTGGAGTGTGGAAACCGCTGGAAGTTCTGAGATGTTCGTCAGGCGTGTTGAGTTCGGACAGCCGTCGAATGCCTGACCGATGGTTACACTTTTGGAAACCCAATGGTGTGATGGGGCCCATGCGCGGACAGCAACACCGTCGACTGTCCTCGGCTGTCGTGCAAAAAGAGGGGGCATCTCATTGAGGAAAATTAGAGTTATCTGGGAAATGGCGCCTGGGGGCAAACCGGTGACTGGTGCCAGTCATACCAAATTTGGATAACTGGAATATTTGGTTACGTGGTTTTAGTTTGCCTCCCATTCAATCGTCGTTGTAGTGTCCCTACTGCTGTGTAGGCATAACCTGTCACGTGGTTTGCGCGTGGGGCGGTCGAAAAAAAGGGATGAGAATGACGGCTCAGATGGTTTTCCAGAGTCGATGAGCTGTGTGTTTTGGATTGTAATTCCTTTTTCTCAGCATTAAGAGCTAAAAGTAGTCCTTACTTTGGGAAGGCTC
This region of Neospora caninum Liverpool complete genome, chromosome Ia genomic DNA includes:
- a CDS encoding putative transcription elongation factor TFIIS is translated as MTMGGGGVSAEGADVHSESMENDQTCGPAGMHTGGSASLHGNADINEKPKVIDSSAQSAATLAMCSPLERIERILELKKIIDRAKPTQDDGQQAGDSGAAVTPLSGVREDVVEALTILDRVDMTRELLAKTRIGVSVGKLRTHPDVQIRSRCTQLVHKWKAGISGSCSTKDSGTLSRPGQNGSGQGKSHTGTSANDKATDKKHGLSSQPSVQGNGVQGVPGDKAPEKISTSAEDYPGPASGDAVRDRARGFLWRALVDGMQSGRDLGADRSGETARVAAEIEKALWQEYCVKRKSTKEYNMQLKTLKWNFADQKNPDLNLKVLCGVYTPEQLATMNSADLASDEKKRMRELQKKESMEACQSDWEMKKLMEGGTDGGQFPCFKCRTTKTVYFQMQTRSSDEPMTTFVTCLECGNRWKF